The nucleotide window TGAAGCACAGTTCACACTCCAAGCATGGCATTGTTGAAGGACTATATCAGGCTAAGAGGAAAACTGTGGAAATAAGAATTTCTGCCAAACACCTCCTTTAAGAATgccttgtttatttttctgttaGTGACCGACATCAATAGGGCTGTTACTCGTGCAGTGGACATGCTAACTACAGCCAAGGAAAACATGTCCCTCCCCAACAACAGTGCCTCCATGGTAATTCTACTGACCGATGGAGAGCCCACTGCTGGTAGGTCTACTGTTGGTAGGTCTATGGTTTTGCTCCTGGTCTTCTGTGGGTGGGTCTACTGTTGGTAGGTCTACTGTCGGTGGATCCACTGTTGGTAGGTCTACTGTGGGTGGATCCACTGTTGGTAGGTCTACTGTGGGTGGGTCCACTGTTGGTAGGTCTACTGTGGGTGGGTCCACTGTTGGTAGGTCTACTGTGGGTGGGTCTACTGTTGGTAGGTCTACTGTGGGTGGGTCCACTGTTGGTAGGTCTACTGTGGGTGGGTCTACTGTTGGCAGGTCTACTGTGGGTGGGTCCACTGTTGGTAGGTCTACTGTGGGTGGGTCTACTGTTCTGCTGCTGGAAGGTCCACTGTCGGTAGGCCCACAGCTGATAGGTCTATTGCTGATAGGCCTGTTGTTGCTTGTAGCTGCTGTCTGCTGTCTAATGCTTGTAGGTCCACAGCTGGTAAGTCCAGCTGATGGTAGGTCTACTACTAGGCATACAGTGTATGCAGCAATGACATTATTAGCAGTTGTATAGCATTAATAAAAGTACCTACCTACCCAGCATGCCTACTGAAGTAAACCAAACACAAAAAATGCACTTGTTAAATATTATGTACAGCCCAGAAGCAGCTGCTCTAGTTAGCAGCTTGAAGCTGTGGTGCTTGCCTGAAGATTAAGCCCTGTCCTGGCTACATGCCATCTGTGGCCAGGGAACGGGGGCACACCGTGTTTTCACAGAGAGGAAAGGACAGCGAGATCTCTCTGGCTAGCATACTGATGCGTAAGGAGGGGAGTCAGGCATGCTGGGAAATTTGTTTTTGCCTTCAACAGTTTTATTGTTCTTGGCAGCGCTGCATAGCTAGTGGTTTAAAAATATGTAGATGTACCTGTGCACTGGGGGAGACTTCAGTAGTTTGGTGGTACTAAGATCCAGTGAGGAGAAACTACACCTGTCTCACGGTCCTtgataataaattatatttttgataaGTCCATGGTGTTTAAGATCATTATCGGGTGATGGCGGCCTGGTGGTCAAAGTTGATTCATGAGTTTGAGATTCCAGTCACCAGGTAGTGCCACTGAGCCCTTCTATTGCCTCAAGAGTGCGTGGGTAAGAGACAAAGCTGCGGTTAGCAGCGTGAAGCGTTCAGAACACCAACTGTGCCGATACACAACAGCACTGGGCAGGAGAGTGGTGTAGTCGAAACGTTACCAGGTCGAGCTAGGTGAGCAGAGTTGGAGGGAGATGTCCGGGGCTCAAGGTGGAAATGATGTATGTGAGAGAAGCAGAGGTCgaggcacacacacaaggcaggAGATGGTATGCAACATAGTTCGGCAATACTTTGCAAGGAGGAAGTGGTATTAAAGAGTCTGAACATGTGTGTCGAGAGCATGAGGATCTGGACGGGGctggagggttgtgtgtgaaGTAACGAATTGCCTCTTAAATGTTGTGTTTCATGCACTTAAGGTGAGCAACGCTTACCCACAATCCAGGAAAATGTCCACAATGCCATTGATGGGCAGATGAGCCTCTTCTGCCTGGGCTTCGGCTATGATGTCGACTACCCCTTCCTGGATGTGATGGCCAAGCAGAATGATGGTCTCGCTCGCAGGATCTATGAGGCATCGGATGCTACACTCCAGCTGCAGGTGGAAAGGAAGCAGTCAAGCTACActgaaaacaaataataaaataatatgaTTTTTGATAAGCTGATTAAGGAGAAGAAAGTCACCATAAGGAAGAGGTCAACTGCAgattatgttttttttccccaaaggATTTCTATGAAGAAGTGGCCAGTCCACTTCTCTTAGAAGTGAATCTGCATTATCCAGGGAACGTGCTGAACTCCTTGACGAACAGTCACTTCAGACAGCTCTTCAATGGCTCTGAGGTTGTGGTCGCGGGTCAACTGAATGACTTTAATGTGTATAACCTTCTGATTGAGGTGTCCGCCCAAGGAGTGAGTGATGTCCAAAAGTCACTTCAAAATGTTCAGCACCCTGTTACCAATGATCAAGATGATCAAGCTCCATCATACCCTCGCATCAGTGCAAGTAGTTTTGAGTAATTTCTATTTTTTCTATTCATTTAGCTTGAGGAACAGTTTGTGGTCCGCGGTCAGGCCAATTCTGAAGAGTGGGCCGTTATGTTCCCTGAACAAGAGTACATCTTTGGGGACTTCACAGAGCGTCTCTGGGCATATCTGACCATCCAACAGCTCCTAGACAAACGGTCAGCACTGCACAGCAAAAACGATTATACAAGTTGTAATGACCGCACAACGTTACATTATAGTGCCGTATGTATATACAGCAGACACCTGCTACAATTGGAACCGGTGCTGATAATGACATCATTTTCAAACAGGGacaagtgtttgtgtgaagAAAGTGAGAACATCACAGCAGAAGCCCTGGAGCTCTCACTGAGGTACAACTTTGTCACCCCACTCACCTCCATGGTGGTCACGAAGCCCCAGACAGAAGAAAAGCCAGAGGACACTCTGATTGCCAATAAGCTGACTGAAGGTGACTACAGGGGAAACATGGCATTAGAcatcaaaaaatgtttgccgCAAAAATCAAACTTTTGTAGTCTAATGTAAAGATTAGTGTCATTGCATGGACGGTGACAGCTTTCATGTGTCTCTTCAGAACTTCTTAGTTTACACCTTTATTCAGCAGTATACCTTAGGATATTTGCACAAGGAGAGGCATGACAGCTTGCTGAGCCAAATGTGATACTGATGCTGATCTTTCTGTTTCCCAGGGCAACGGGAGGACATTTCACAGGGTAATTTTGTCTTCCATTGATAGTCAGTTGATATAGTCACAGCATGATTTCTAATGTTCTGTCTAAACAGTGACAAAGCAACACTTCCGTGTATTCAGATTTTGATGGTGACGCAGTAGGCTACAGTATGCTAAGCAGGTCTTACCCAGCATTAGGTGAGGTTAAAGACAGCATATTTCAAGTCATTTTTGTCTGTTCTTGTTTTTACATCACTTTAATATATACATTTGTTTCATCCACTAAGACCGTTTGTaatgttgtttttaaaatgtactgcattcatttaattattttaacatttgatgatgatgatgatgatggtctaGATTTGGACTTTGAACCAGGTGTCATCGGGTTGAAGGCTCCGCTTTATCCAGCATTACGTAAGGTTATGTTTTTAAACCATAACATATGAGGATTATTTAATTTGCCTATACTGACTGATGGTTCCACATGGCCAAGGTTCATTTGCATAGTCTGCCTCTTCAGTTTTAGCAGCTGATGGCGATCCTCATTTCATCATTGAGTTGCCAGATCAGAATGATGCTCTGTGCTTCAATATCAATGACAAACCAGGCACCATATTCAATCTTGTGAGAGATCCACTCACAGGTAAATGTGCACTATACACATGAGatactaaataaatatttacataGTTAAAGGAAAACTAGATGTAACATATGGCAGTTCTCACAACTGGACACTTACATATTACCCTTACATGACTTACATATGCACAGGTTTCATTGTAAATGGACAGACCATTGGAGACAAGAACCTGAGCCCTGGGACCACAGCACACTCCTACTTTGGCCGCTTTGGGATAATACACAAGGAGTTTGGTATCAGAGTAATGGTGACCACACAGGACATCACAGTGTCTGAGCATGGCAATCAAGGACAAGTCCTCTGGACACAAACATCCTCGGTCAAGGGAGTGAAGTAAGTGAGACTGTAGTTGCTTTAACTTTAACTGCATTTGTAACAGGTAAGCATCCTCTGACCATTCTGACTGGTCCGTTATATCAAAGAGTATTCTCTGAGGTCAGGATCAATGATGGCATACACATGtttacaaaaatgtaaatacattttttgtcCATCTTTAATTATATTTCATCACataatcctggtgaggacttttactttctgaacctggaattgacacatcTGCTGGCAGCTAGACCAGCAATTGAAAGGTTTACCTAAATTACAATGCAAGATGAACACTGGCCTGCAGCAATTTTCAGTGAGCTAGGCAAGATCAAATCTGACTTGGTTTGAGTATTCTGAGTCTCCAGTTAACATGTTTTCTCTAGCATGGACCTGCAGGTCTCCAAAGATCACAGTCTCACTGTCAGCCTGAGGAACTCAGTGAAGTTTGTGATAATCCTGCACAAAGTGTGGAAGAAGCATCCATACCACCAAGACTACCTGGGTTTCTACACCCTGGACAGCCACCAGTTCTCACAAAGTGTCCATGGTCTGATTGGTAAGACTAGTGACTGGATTACAGAGATGCTATACATGTGAACTAGTAATACATCACCTCATCAAAAAATAATCTTAACTGATCTAGTTAAAACCAGTATTATTATACTCAGGGGTTATAGTcaagtgttttcattttctcCTCATTACTTTCACCAACTCATTATTGATTATGATTATGAATTATTTAATAAatagaaaaataaagaaatccaaagatttaaatattaatatttatgcAAATAGTAAGTATGTATTaagataaaacaaaataaaatatatagatGAAAAACAACTTTAATCTCttataattaaaatatttagaGGTTGTTTTTTGTTGGTGTTTCATTTATGCATAAACAGCTCCAGAAAAACCTATTAATCCTGGGATTAATGTGAACATTAATTAGTCATCAGTCTCTATTCTCTAACTGTTCAAACTCCACTCTCTGATCAGTCTGTACTCTCTAACTGTTCTAACTCCTCTCTTTGATCAGTCTCTACTCTCTAACTGTTCAAACTCCACTCTCTGATCAGTCTCTATTCTCTCTCTGATCAGTCTCTACTCTGTTGATTCTCCACTCAGTAACTGCTTATTCTTCATTCTCTTGTCTTGATTTTATTTTGTTCAATATTGTTCCCCATAGGGCAGTTTTTCCATGGTGTGAATTTCGAGGTTAGTGATCTTGTGGAAGGGCAGGATCCAGACAAACCTGATGCCACCATGTTTGTGAAGGGCCACACCCTTAAAGTGACTAGGTAAATAATGGAGAAAAATCTAGCAACATATGTGCATATTTAAACTGTTGACATTTACAGAAGTTGCCAAAAATATGGAACTCATAGTGAGGAGATGTTAATTGCTGTCTGACTCTGTACCCCCAGGGGCTGGCAGAGAGACTTCAGGCAGGACGTGAAGAATGGAGAAAACGTGCCTTGCTGGTTCATTCATAATAATGGCACCGGACTCATTGATGGAGTCCACACAGACTACATTGTCTCTGGGATCTTTAGTACTGTCTGAGAGAGACCACATTTTACTAATCATTACTGGTCAAACATGTATAAGAGTAGGCCATTATTTTGAAGATGTAAATGTGTCCAAACATGCCAATAGACCAGGAATTCTTTTAATAAAATTTGAGTGGACATTGGCATTGAGGTTTGTGTTCATTTCCTCCAGGTTGAACATgggacacacctgtacacactggCTCCATATTGTCAGCTGAATTTGTGGTCACCTTGAATTACCTTTTGCAAAATGGAGTTGATGGTGCATAGTTCACCAATTTCCACAGCTGAATCCTTCATAAAGGGTCTTTCCATTGGTCAAAGCTGAAATTAAAAATAATCTACCCATGAGGCAGTTTGTGAAACAGCCTTGGAGTAAGATTTAGGTGTCAAGCAGAAATTCAAGTGCAGGGATGAGAAACCAGTGAAGAAATGATTTGTTTGCATTCTGAAAAGTGTTTATCAAAGCACTGATATGTACAATCAAACAATTCAAACCAACAAACATGGACAACATAAATCTTTTAGACATACAGTAGTGATCAAAATATTGAGTAAATAGTAtgatcaaatgagttgcaatcATTTGATCTAATCAACTAGATTTAATGAGTTATCAAAACTGGCCATGCCACATATTTAATTTAATGGATGACTCCACCGCAGGTATATGGATGTTTAAGCCAGGTTAAAGGGCAGGCTTAAACAAGTTCAAAGGGCAAACAGTGATTGCTAGAATGCTGATTTATACCTGGGTTCTTGCATACAGCATCAGAGCTGAGCTCAGGGTTCATCATGGCTACAGTCTGGAATACACTCCTGTTTTGTGtatctctgtatgtgtgtatcctGTCAGAATCATACGGTGCAGATGTAGTTTCAGGAGGCAGCCTTCAAAATGTATGTCAGTTTTTCCCTCACAACAGCACCGATTCTGTCTCCTTTGTGTCCGGTGGTAATTACACTTTGGAGGGAAAATAGTTTTTACGTCAGCATTGTATAAAAGCAGTTCAATTTTGTGAAGGCAAGTGATCCAACTGCTTGACATTTGTGAGTATCTGACACGATGACTTGAAGAGTGTAGACCAAGATCAGTATTGTCATTCAGTATGAGTCTGAGAATGTTTTGGTCATTTAAAAACATGAAATCAGGAAAAGGGAAGCAATTCCTCCTCTCATTCTCCTATAAATACTGATGTCGTTATGAGAGTTGTGGGGACTGGCATTATCTTCAGCCTGCTTACATCACATTCACTGGTGCTAGCCTATACTCCGTGATATACAGACAATCCATAATGTCAAACTCTAAACAGAAAAGAATCCTCTCATAAAGAAAGTCACAGACATATAGCACTGCACATTCCTGGGATCTAGAATCACTTATACAGTAGTTCATAATACCACACATTGGTTTTTAGAAGTACGTCATAATTATTTCATGTCCCATATTCTAGGACAGTGGTTGCAACAACAGTAAATTCATGAATATTAAAAAGGTTAACTAATCTAAACAACATTAGATTACAATAGACAACACTGGGTTACAACATGCATTATCTTACATCAGACAACACTAGATTACAACAGATGACATCACATTACGACATTAGGTTACCACAGACAACATTGTTACATTATGCCTACATTATGCAGGAGACTTAAACATACTAAAGaaaattaaaatgttatttagtCATTAAATGGCCAATATAACATTTTCTCCCTCAGCTCTTCTTCCCCACAGAAGGGTGAACCTTGCCCAGGTAAGAAGAGCAGTTCACTGTTCTCCATCTGTTATGTTGGCTAAGCTGGCATTACACTGGACTCAACACATTGGAATGTGTCTGGCGAAATAAATTTAGACTAAATTGATAAAAGGTTATAAagggtctctttctctctcgctcagATAGAGATACACAGTGTGAAGATAGACTGCAAGGTGGCGTCTCGATTCGCCCACACGGTCATGACCGCCAAAGCTCTGAACAAGGCCAACGTCTCACAGGAAGTGTCCTTTGAGGTGGAGCTACCTAAGGAGTGTTCGGCGCAAAGTTTTTAAGTCGGAACATTTCCAAAAACAATGTAAGAAATCTTCAGAGCACTGTTGTGTTCCTCTTTGCTTGGCGTCTGGGAAGTTTAATGGCAATTAAAGTTTTCATAGCTTTCCAGCTCGTATAGTGACCTCAGGAGCCAGTGGCTAATCAACATACATCTGGACCAATTTACTATCTTGCCTCATACAAAAGTCTGTAGCAGACATTTCATACCAGACCACTTGATTAAACCAAAAACCCCAGAAGGTCAGAGAAGACTGACAAAGGATTCAGTACCACTTCTTTTTGAATGGAATGTATACAGCATTTAGGCCACCACTGTTAGGGGCTCCATCTGTCAGATGATCATGGATGCACTGTTTTCTGGGACAATCTTGTGTATCTTGGCTATGCTAAGCATTTTAATGCCATGCAGAATACCTCCATTGATGTCTGTCACTATTGTTGAAATATGTCAGACAAGATGTTTAATAATATTGATTTAATAATTTTGAGTAATATAACACTGTACCTTCAACTCAGTCAAATTGATTACTATTCGCCATTCATCACGTTGTTTTTACACAGACTTACAATCTTACATCTTATAAAAGGTAATTCACACTATTAGAGAAAATTTCACAAAAATAATCTTCAAAGTTTTAATTCCGAGAAAAACAGAAATGTTCTTTGATAGCTATTTAAGAAAGTAAGAAGGTTTACTGTAATTACACTACTAACTGTGTGATattaccaggcagaaacatgcttccggggcagtcatggcctggtggtagggaactggtcttgtgaccggagggtcgtgggttcggttcccagacctgaggccatgactgaggcacctaaccccaactgctccccgggcgccgggctagggctgcccaccgctctgggcatgtgtgcaccacagccccctagtaatcactggtgtgtgtgtgtgtgtgtgtgtgtgtgtgtgtgtgtgtgtgtgtgttaactgcacagatgggttaaaagcggaggacaaatttcgattgcggtgtaaaaaatcacaattaacaaaatatggcacatttacattttttttagttATTGGTCATTACGTCTTCCTTTTATCTCTGAACAATCATATACATGCAACTTTATTTTCATTCCAACTTTCcattgaaaaatgtaaaactgtaTAGCTTCTGGCAAGCTTAAGTTAACAGCTTTTAACTGTTCATTCATGGACCTAAGGATATCAAATATAGCATTAGGTTCCAGACACTCCAGGTTTTATCATGGTCTGCCTCTCTCTATAGGACAGTTCTTTAATGGAGTGAAATTTGAGGTGAGTGAAGTCTTCTCTGGGCATGATGCGAGCAAACCTGATGCTGTTATGTTCGTGAAAGGACACAGGTTTGTAGTTACAAGGTGAATGCCAATTACCACACATGCGCCTGTATTTACTGATGCATACTGTATGTGAATTTACTATCCTTGTTACGTTTGACTATACAGAGCTAGTAAATATTTTTAGCATACTTTGCCTGAAAGAAGAGTTCTTGACTTTTCGCTTCTTGAGTGGTTCATATTCTATGGGACTGAATTATGGAGACTCAACAAGTCTGACTCTGTACCCCCAGGGGCTGGCAGAAAGACTTCAGGCAGGACGTGAAGAATGGAGAAAACGTGCCTTGCTGGTTCATTCATCATAATGGCACCGGACTCATTGATGGAGTCCACACAGACTACATTGTCTCTGGGATCTTTAGTACTGTCTGAGAGAACATACATTCTGCACTTTCTCAGAGTCAGTAGACTTGAAATCATTCAGtcatatatattaataataataataaaaagaagaaaaaggagaagaagaaattATAAACATAAATTATTGCTCATAACAGTTTAAAGACAGAATGTGGTGTTCTTTTAAGCTACCTTAAAAATAAACGTGATCCTAACTTGCACGTTTTATCGTTATGTTTGCTGTAATGCTCTATGAATAATTTTTTTAGCGCCAAACCTAAATCCATATATCTCTACATTATGGAAGCTACATTTAGGCAaggcaactttatttatatagcacctttcatacacacagcaattcaaagtgcttcacacaaaaaaagaagaagcttATTACAACCTGAGGTCTATCAACTTGGGAAGGTCATTGCTCACAaaatatataatacaatattttaaagaaatgaatagaaattaaattaattaaatattgaaatcaaaTAGACATTAAAAATTATGGTGTTAAGATAAAAGAAACAAATTAAAAGAAAAGTCGAAGTTCAGAAAGTCTGTCCTTTATTGTACTGTTAGCCTGTGTATGAACTTAAGAATGGGGGTGATGTGATCACTTCTTTTGCTCTTAGTGAGAACTctagcagctgcattttgaatcagCTGTTTGTCTTTTTCTATTAGGAGTCCTATTAGGAGGCCATTACAGTAATCATCCCTGCTAGTagactttgtcacgtttggagcactacgagctctgttatgtacgcagCTGTTGTTTTCTaagtaaaaagtggataaactccgttatcaacactcgttacaacgccactgacatgcgctcacctttaggaagaagagaacagacagtgtcagtagttttgaagctccctcagtcgtgtgcggtgcctttgctgcacctcgtatgtggtttattccaaacgtgtgacagaagaaccgcgtctcaccaacgagactcaaagcagaatcacaatagcacagatacttcatgccgctagtctcccgttttccactacgccggtattagcggctcgctaggcttgtaaacaaacagcgcaccacgaagatgtgtgtcgccctcagagctgatgaggtaaccgggccacgacacagaccgttagtgcaggtgagagtggaccggctggggagccacaTGAAaccaggttggccactcctgagttagagggagtcacaataattggaagaagaggaaaacttggcttgaccaacagtgttacgaacacagctcgaaaagatttgagtgttgtggggcaccttataacttaATCTACCGCCTTCCAAAGaggacctgcgtctaaggctgaaggcgctaaatttaaaacatccacccaaacgtccatacgtctgctcttatcattttgtggaggggaaacccacaccagatcatccttatcccgagaaatggctccgatgaagcaaacgcgtcgggtgcttgtgaggctatcagataagtaactattttataatcagtggccacatattttccttgcattcattttgtaattttaagaagacaagaatgcctattttatgaaaaaaatcattaaaatgtagtagtgtacactaatgcaaaaatagctgaccggaagttctaacacaaaggcggaagaaacacacacttgaaagtgggcgtggcgaaatacggtgaatagCACAGAGCTCCTTGGCGTAACTGTCCTTCGGATTGTCAACATGTATATTAAAATCCCTAACAATTATAAAATGGTTGAAATCAATGTAAATAAGAGATAGCAAATCTGAAAATTAATCAGTAAAATCTGCATAGTACCTTGGAGACCTATAGACCATTACTAATAATATTTTTTGGATGCCAGTCAGAACTACACAGATATACTCAAAGGATGTTATATAACCAAATGATAACTGCTTGCATTGGTAGgcactaggggtgggcgatactcggaattttggtatcgatacgataccgatacgatactggtcagtatcgccgataccgatacttccaaaccgttggggggggggaatactttttactttatattataatccattaatataataatttatattaaattatatatatttttgctgattcTGGTCCAGCATGTCgcatgccagtgattatgccttgtgccaatggtggcacgcgtgccataggttgccgacccctgctgtagacggtcaaccagtttcagctgtggaaaattcaattaaaacaggcgaatacaccacaattaagccaactacaggaaagtctgatgtatggaagtcatattccattgtaattaatggagagggaaatcggcttgttgtgattgatatcagaaagtgttggtgtacgtcacctgacggcatgtgtttggactgtggtaagaaatgggacagcgcgatccatcgctatattgctgttttaataaatacataggaaaatttcaagtactaaatctaattaattcaattcatattaggattgcgggcgggggcgacagaaatgtgtatgtggcgggcgggtgtgggattaaaacaagcgattttttggccggtgcgagctggagcg belongs to Brachyhypopomus gauderio isolate BG-103 unplaced genomic scaffold, BGAUD_0.2 sc66, whole genome shotgun sequence and includes:
- the itih3a.2 gene encoding inter-alpha-trypsin inhibitor heavy chain H3 isoform X1, which produces MSGVWISLLLCACVCVSTTTQQQGTPAALHQHHHHHGQPKQQIEIHSVKIDCKVASRFAHTVMTSTALNKANVSQEVSFEVELPKTAFITNFSMKIDGETYNGEVKEKEKAKKQYEKAVSSGQTAGLVKASGRKMEKFSVSVNIAAGSNVTFTLTYEELLQRRLGKYEIMIRVKPTDLVQHFEIVADIYEPQGIAFLDMNATFITNDLLPLVDKTVTDKMAHVSFSPTLDQQRKCPDCDGSLIDGDFFLTYDVKRDQGFGDIQIVNGYFVHFFAPADLPRLPKNVVFVIDRSGSMHGNKMKQTTEALLTILDDLYEEDHFGLVTFDDEIELWRPSLSKATPTNIKEAKQFVSSITARHMTDINRAVTRAVDMLTTAKENMSLPNNSASMVILLTDGEPTAGEQRLPTIQENVHNAIDGQMSLFCLGFGYDVDYPFLDVMAKQNDGLARRIYEASDATLQLQDFYEEVASPLLLEVNLHYPGNVLNSLTNSHFRQLFNGSEVVVAGQLNDFNVYNLLIEVSAQGLEEQFVVRGQANSEEWAVMFPEQEYIFGDFTERLWAYLTIQQLLDKRDKCLCEESENITAEALELSLRYNFVTPLTSMVVTKPQTEEKPEDTLIANKLTEGQREDISQDFDGDAVGYSMLSRSYPALDLDFEPGVIGLKAPLYPALLLAADGDPHFIIELPDQNDALCFNINDKPGTIFNLVRDPLTGFIVNGQTIGDKNLSPGTTAHSYFGRFGIIHKEFGIRVMVTTQDITVSEHGNQGQVLWTQTSSVKGVNMDLQVSKDHSLTVSLRNSVKFVIILHKVWKKHPYHQDYLGFYTLDSHQFSQSVHGLIGQFFHGVNFEVSDLVEGQDPDKPDATMFVKGHTLKVTRGWQRDFRQDVKNGENVPCWFIHNNGTGLIDGVHTDYIVSGIFSTV
- the itih3a.2 gene encoding inter-alpha-trypsin inhibitor heavy chain H3 isoform X2 — its product is MSGVWISLLLCACVCVSTTTQQQGTPAALHQHHHHHGQPKQQIEIHSVKIDCKVASRFAHTVMTSTALNKANVSQEVSFEVELPKTAFITNFSMKIDGETYNGEVKEKEKAKKQYEKAVSSGQTAGLVKASGRKMEKFSVSVNIAAGSNVTFTLTYEELLQRRLGKYEIMIRVKPTDLVQHFEIVADIYEPQGIAFLDMNATFITNDLLPLVDKTVTDKMAHVSFSPTLDQQRKCPDCDGSLIDGDFFLTYDVKRDQGFGDIQIVNGYFVHFFAPADLPRLPKNVVFVIDRSGSMHGNKMKQTTEALLTILDDLYEEDHFGLVTFDDEIELWRPSLSKATPTNIKEAKQFVSSITARHMTDINRAVTRAVDMLTTAKENMSLPNNSASMVILLTDGEPTAGEQRLPTIQENVHNAIDGQMSLFCLGFGYDVDYPFLDVMAKQNDGLARRIYEASDATLQLQDFYEEVASPLLLEVNLHYPGNVLNSLTNSHFRQLFNGSEVVVAGQLNDFNVYNLLIEVSAQGLEEQFVVRGQANSEEWAVMFPEQEYIFGDFTERLWAYLTIQQLLDKRDKCLCEESENITAEALELSLRYNFVTPLTSMVVTKPQTEEKPEDTLIANKLTEGQREDISQDFDGDAVGYSMLSRSYPALGVIGLKAPLYPALLLAADGDPHFIIELPDQNDALCFNINDKPGTIFNLVRDPLTGFIVNGQTIGDKNLSPGTTAHSYFGRFGIIHKEFGIRVMVTTQDITVSEHGNQGQVLWTQTSSVKGVNMDLQVSKDHSLTVSLRNSVKFVIILHKVWKKHPYHQDYLGFYTLDSHQFSQSVHGLIGQFFHGVNFEVSDLVEGQDPDKPDATMFVKGHTLKVTRGWQRDFRQDVKNGENVPCWFIHNNGTGLIDGVHTDYIVSGIFSTV